The DNA segment TTGAATGCTGTGTAGAAATAGTGGAAATCACGATATAAAGTGCTATATCACCATATACATTTTCCCCGTAACTGTGTGAGAACCTTATGAGATATACAGTAAACAAATTAAAGCTCATTTATTACACTGTCGGTCATAATCAGGAAGTTGGTCAATGAACTAATGCCACAGAATGTGAGAAGTTGAGCTGCTGTTGCTCCTGAAAGCTCACAGAGATCAGAAGGAAGGTCCTGAACATACAAAACCACAGATGAAGAACAGACTTTACACACTGACCTCAGAACAGTTTCGTTTTACTTTTCTCAGCATCTCTCGAAATAGCATTTAAAAGAagcagccatttaaaaaaaaaattcaaataaggAACTCAGACGCTGAGCACCAGTTAAGTTGAATTTGTATCCGATTTTAAGGATTAAGTCAAGTGACTTTTCTCTCATGTGCTAAATTGAACCTGGCTGCTACATTTAATCATATTgctacaacaaataaaaataattatatgttaATTGGTATGAACCAATAGGATGTCACATGCTCCTGTACTTTTACATAATTTGCCCCACATTGGCCTCACCTACTGAAATCTCAAAAAGCAGAGCGccacaaagtaaaaacacacagagaaaggTTCCACCATTTACAGAATGAACAAAAACATCTATCTGTGAATGGCAATACAAACACTGATGGGACACGGGGTAAGGACAAAGAAGAGAAAACAAACtcaacacacagaaacaaatacaaacacactttCAATACTGTATGTAgaaattaagaaacatttcttcatgTCTGTCATCTTCAGGAAGTGATTCAGTGAAGAGCAGGAGCTCCAGAGCAGCTGtagtgtgtttggttctgctgtgtgttcttctgctgactgcagtcaTAGTGCTGTGTGTCCACATCTACACAAACCTCACAGAACAAAGAAATGAGCTTGAAATCAAGATCGCCAacctcacagaagaaagaaacaagcTAGTAACCAATATCACCAacctcacagaagaaagaaacaagcTTGAAATCAAGAACAACAacctcacagaagaaagaaacaagcTAGAAATCAAGAACAACAacctcacagaagaaagaaacaagcTAGAAATCAAGAACAACAacctcacagaagaaagaaacaagcTAGAAATCAACATCACCAAcctcacagaagaaataaagaccAAGAGAGAGCAGCTAATAAATCAGCTTTCAAATCTTGGTAAAGATTGTAAGTTTATTCATTCTATTCTATACTTTACTCTATACAGTACATTATTACAGAtgaatatttatatgaatatacatacattaatacaTATGCATATTACAGATGAATGGATTTACTATCaattcagtttttactataaGTCCAATGAGACAAAGAACTGGACTGAGAGCAGACGAGACTGTTTGAAGAAAggagcagatctgatcatcacaaacaacAGAGAGGAATATGTGAGTGAaagatgctgtgtgtgtttgtgatgtttagcTGATGAGTGAGAGATGGTCAGATGAAATGTGTATACTGCTAATTTATGATATTAACACGTAATTGGCTTCTCTGTTTAGGATTTTgttatgcatattactaataaaacagAATTCTGGATTGGTGCAACTGACATTGATGTGGACGGCAGctggaaatgggttgatggcagcacactgacctctgggtgagaaattactgaactgaactgaatattATCTAATGAATGATTCTCACACTCAGAATCATAATCACAGAAAGCAGCACTGAACATCTAATGCTGATCTGTACTTTCAGATTCTGGGCAAAAGGTGGAGAAGTAAACGAGCCAGGAGGAGGAACATTAGAGAACTGTGCTGTGTCTTATTCAACACAGTGGCCTAATTTAAAAGGGTGGCATGATGTTAAATGTAATGATGCTTATAACTGGATCTGTGAGAAGAGTATTTTACCTCTcatataatactaatatatatatatatatatatatatatatatatatatatatatatatatatatatatatatatatataatgatgataATCATTAGTTATGACTGTTAAACTTGGgtcacccaaaaaaataaataaataaataaataaataaaaaaaaatatatatatatatatatatatatatatatatatatattttttttttttttttttttttttttttttttttttgggtgaccCAAGTTTAACAGTCATAACTAATGATTATCATTCAAAGCAGGGGTGTCCATTTTTGCTTGTGAAGCATCACCTTGTGTTTTTGATATTTGATTTTTGATATGCAATTTGTATTACTAgattccaggcaggtgtgttgaagcTGAGGTTTTTCAGGAAGGTAATTCTGCAGGAGCAGGACTGAACACTTCTGATcaaagatcaaatatttattacCATCTTGCATCTATCTTATCAGCTGAATTGAAAAAGACTGCTGTAAAATTGTTGTAGTGTTCGTCTTGTTGCCAGAATGATTGTTTTGTAAACTGTAATGAATTTATAGACAATAAACAGAAACGATTATAAAACAATTTCAATTAATGGACCAACTTTaaattaagtggccttaactacttggtacttacattttaattaataatttagtacaatgtacttattgtgtacatacatgtttttacattgtacttatatatatatatatatatatatatatatatatatatatatatatatatatatatatatatatattaaactacacataattacatctgtagttaatttctgtaattacatttatagttacactgttgacccatactttacaccttaacccacccttaaacttacccatacctccaaccctctccctaaccttacccctatcccacctcaatagcagcaaaagtgttttacaatacaatatgaacacaataagtaaattgtacttatttttttatgtaagtacacagtagttaaggccacctaatataaagtgggacccaattaattattaatttggagAATATATCTTAAATGTGCATCTGCTGTGTGCAAATGTGTGTCCTGTTTATTGGACGACACTTTCTAGGAGctgctttatttctcagaattaaaAGTTTCTAATCTTTCatagatttacaaaaaaaaaaaaaaaagcatgtctgAGAAAATGGCAGATGGCGTCATTAAACAGGTTTGACAGGatcattttaaaatgggtttgaaTTTTAATAAACTGGGTTTATTGGCAAAATATTATACTTTcttcaaaaagaaaaagtgagacCCTTTCACTGGAAGTGAATTGGGAAAACTAATGAACGTCAAAATACTCCCTGTATCAGTTGTATATCAGTCGccaattatttgtaaatgttaaaataagtcACTGTATCAATATTATAGCCAGAAGACAAACAATATGCCTGTTCACAAGCATTTTATTGTGGTAAGAGGAAAAAAAGGTTGATTCAAAAAGCTTTaagctcaaataataataataatcaccatCATAAATTAACTTAGTTTCATGAAAGCATTCTGAGTGCTTACTAGTAGTAGTATCATAgtatgtatttacataaataaataaataaataaataaatacaaacttccGATGCAGACAAGATGCTCACGCAGCTAGTCAGCAGTGGTTTTACTGTGACAGTACTTGAGAGATGTGGCCAGTACATACAGTTTAACCACAGCAGAAACACATTTACCTCTATGTGTTTTAGGAAGTCACACAGCTGACACCGTTCTGAAGATTAGCTGAAATGAGATGTGCTTCTGAGCTTCACTAAATTCAGCAAGGTGACATTTTTTCTCACATGTATAATTTTGCTTAACATTTGTAGCTAATTGCTGAACCGAACAACACCAGACAACATGAGCCCGTCTTTACAATTGATCAAGACTATAACTTTTTTGACTTAAAGCCCCTATGCAAATTAATAAGTATGTATAGGTTAGACTTCACACATTATCTTTGATATAACTTTGACCTGGTCTgtctgttattaattaattaatttatttatttattttcaacatttatgtttattatttatattatgtgtatCATTTGTTTTGCATGCTACCCTAATGTTATTTTATTCACTAAAGTCTTGACATGTTTAAGTTACAGGTGTATAATAGAGGAAGGGCCCTACAGTCCATCCTGAAACTCAGATGCCACCAGTTGCTCTGTTTCTGGAGAACATGTATTGGCCCTCTttcgcaacaaaaaaaaaaaaaaaaaaaaaaacagaaaaaccaAATGATATTTGTTCAAATCAGAAAGACAAGAAAAACCACAGACCATAAACATCATCTCACACTGATAATgtaaactgttatttatttatttattttttttttttttttgcaaagtcatattttatcataatataatattgtatcaaaacaatatttttttttttatttttttttacatttcagaaatcGGGTAacctttttatgctttttatgtcccacagcaaaaaataaaaaaaatagtacaagATAAGTAGACATCAACTGTTAAACAATTAGATGGGGATGTTGCCAATGTAGATCGCATGGCAGTTACATTTGAAACAAAACTAGTAAGTAAAAACATTgataacactttctatgaagcctgtatttataatacattataagggtattcttaagtcataatgaatgcataatgcattatacagaaaaaaaacaaaaacaaaaaaaacatagtatGTTATATGaattcatgaataatcataacaacaattataatacatcataatactaaCGTAtatgtggttataagtttaagaatatgattatttataacacagaATAAACATCATATTAAATCTACAgtacttcatttacagtataatgaacTGTATCATATcctgacattgtttatttaagatctgcacCGTATCTTACTACTACTAGTGGTTAGATGTTGCGTGTTATTTGAGTTTTTCCTGTACAGCTAATGTTAATTatttgatgtgagcttaataccccaactgattttttttttatttatttggttacattttattataatagtccCATTAATCAATcaactataagcaactttgcaactacctgccaactaactctcattagagtattagtatgctcaagaatggtagacTCTAGTATGGTAGAATAAGTTGACGTACTTGCAAAAACACTTATAGTCAGTTTGAGTGTACTAATACTCTGATGACTACTAGTTCATGTTGCAGAGTTACTTATTTAACAGTTGTTTAAAGGTtctgtctgtctaataatcaaactaatataaCGATAAAAACTTGTTCAAAGAAAATGTGTCATATCACAcatttaagtaaagtagcatcagaaaaatagCAAGATaagagacttataatacattacagctatgagaaatataatccgctgtaaaagtggatgcaacgtgTTCATAGTGttatcatcatactcttaaaagctataaccacaaataagtaaatattataatatagtaaaagtgtttttataaatattaatgagatgatacaaaatattatgttttttttatttttattttattttttttataatgcgtTATGctttcattataatgccttaagaatacccttataatgtattataaatacgggcttcataaaAAGTGTTATCAAACAtgcttcagaaatgtttttgatgACTAAATGAGAAATTGAGGA comes from the Carassius auratus strain Wakin unplaced genomic scaffold, ASM336829v1 scaf_tig00016867, whole genome shotgun sequence genome and includes:
- the LOC113075344 gene encoding C-type lectin domain family 4 member F-like, encoding MSNDIYDNDFGTETEGMKGERIEMMVDIYESADHVRDYDFKTETNTHKPLQRTGSDSVKSRSSRAAVVCLVLLCVLLLTAVIVLCVHIYTNLTEQRNELEIKIANLTEERNKLVTNITNLTEERNKLEIKNNNLTEERNKLEIKNNNLTEERNKLEIKNNNLTEERNKLEINITNLTEEIKTKREQLINQLSNLDEWIYYQFSFYYKSNETKNWTESRRDCLKKGADLIITNNREEYDFVMHITNKTEFWIGATDIDVDGSWKWVDGSTLTSGFWAKGGEVNEPGGGTLENCAVSYSTQWPNLKGWHDVKCNDAYNWICEKSILPLI